Proteins encoded together in one Laspinema palackyanum D2c window:
- a CDS encoding tetratricopeptide repeat protein has translation MNPGFFGHQQHRNSYPCTPDSALANQGSGLVKGPARSKRQRRSTWEGPSPSGVALGSPGLSPQQLRQQASLTVQRGDYAGAIALLSSLVSQNLASAIDYNNRGLMYFQSGEYEKALADYNHAIELDSQLSQAYNNRGNCYAALGLRVEATLDYDMAIDLNPFNVRALINQGITLREMEIYELAIENFEIALGLGQIEGHIFAERGRTYHVMGEWNAAIADYRRALEFLPESTASSAEVSTRLRSLVKNWIHELIGSSETDPHS, from the coding sequence CCGGATTCGGCTTTGGCCAATCAAGGGTCTGGTCTGGTCAAGGGGCCTGCAAGGAGCAAACGCCAGCGCCGGTCTACCTGGGAAGGACCCTCCCCCAGTGGGGTGGCGTTAGGGTCCCCAGGGTTATCCCCGCAGCAGTTACGTCAACAAGCAAGTTTGACGGTTCAACGGGGAGACTATGCCGGGGCGATCGCCCTGCTGAGTTCGTTAGTCTCTCAGAATCTCGCCAGTGCCATTGACTACAACAATCGCGGGTTGATGTACTTCCAAAGTGGGGAGTATGAGAAAGCCCTGGCTGATTATAACCATGCCATCGAGCTAGATTCTCAACTGTCCCAAGCCTACAACAATCGGGGTAATTGCTATGCCGCTTTAGGGTTGCGCGTAGAGGCAACTTTGGACTATGACATGGCGATCGACCTGAATCCGTTTAACGTGCGGGCGCTGATCAATCAGGGGATCACGTTGCGGGAAATGGAAATCTATGAATTGGCGATCGAGAATTTTGAGATAGCTTTGGGACTCGGGCAAATTGAAGGGCATATCTTTGCTGAACGAGGCCGGACTTATCATGTGATGGGAGAATGGAATGCGGCGATCGCCGACTATCGACGCGCTTTAGAATTTTTGCCTGAGTCTACCGCTTCATCCGCTGAGGTTTCCACCCGGTTGCGATCGCTGGTCAAAAATTGGATTCATGAACTGATTGGTTCTTCCGAAACTGATCCCCATTCCTAA
- the psaM gene encoding photosystem I reaction center subunit XII, which translates to MGISETQVLVALVVALIPGILAFRLATELYK; encoded by the coding sequence ATGGGAATCTCTGAAACCCAAGTCCTAGTGGCACTGGTTGTTGCTTTAATTCCGGGAATCTTAGCCTTCCGTCTGGCAACCGAACTGTACAAGTAA
- a CDS encoding TerC family protein has translation MLDRFSDFYPHNIGIETGFLLLILVALESVLSADNAIALASIAQGLPEPKIQRQALNFGLLAAFILRIALIFTATWVINFWQFQLIGALYLLWLVFQYFTSSDGEDNQRSGPKYNSLWQAIPIIAMTDLAFSLDSVTTAIAVSSEIWLIVTGATIGIVALRFMAGLFIRWLDEYVHLEDAGYITVGLVGLRLLLRVFDADFILPEWFLISSIVVLFIWGFSLRKPETELENAVESATSHDAEAVAPIQEKEEVIQD, from the coding sequence ATGCTAGACCGATTTAGTGATTTTTATCCCCATAATATCGGAATTGAAACAGGTTTCCTGCTGCTGATTTTAGTAGCGTTGGAGTCGGTGCTCTCGGCAGACAATGCGATCGCCCTAGCATCGATTGCCCAAGGATTACCGGAACCGAAGATCCAGCGTCAGGCTCTCAATTTTGGGCTATTGGCTGCTTTTATCCTCCGGATAGCGTTGATTTTTACCGCCACTTGGGTGATCAACTTTTGGCAGTTCCAGCTCATTGGAGCGCTTTATTTGTTGTGGTTAGTCTTTCAGTATTTTACGTCCTCAGACGGGGAAGACAATCAGCGGAGTGGCCCGAAATACAATTCCTTGTGGCAAGCGATTCCAATCATTGCCATGACAGATTTGGCCTTTTCGTTGGATAGTGTCACCACCGCCATTGCTGTTTCCTCAGAAATTTGGCTGATTGTGACCGGCGCAACCATTGGCATTGTTGCTCTACGGTTTATGGCTGGATTATTTATCAGGTGGTTGGATGAATATGTTCACCTGGAAGATGCGGGTTATATTACCGTAGGCTTGGTGGGATTGCGTCTGCTGCTGCGCGTGTTTGACGCCGATTTCATCCTGCCGGAATGGTTCTTGATTTCCTCGATTGTGGTGTTATTTATCTGGGGATTTTCCCTCAGAAAGCCAGAGACTGAACTCGAAAATGCCGTTGAATCTGCCACGAGTCACGATGCAGAGGCGGTGGCTCCCATCCAGGAAAAGGAAGAAGTCATCCAGGACTAA
- the ndk gene encoding nucleoside-diphosphate kinase: protein MERTFIAIKPDGVQRKLIGEIIRRFEAKGFTLVGLKMMSVPRELAEKHYEVHQEKAFFPGLVKFITSGPLVAMVWEGDGVVSSARKIIGATNPLTAEPGTIRGDFGVSVGRNLIHGSDAIETAAKEISLWFTPEELVSWDSAMAGWLYE, encoded by the coding sequence TTGGAACGGACATTTATCGCAATCAAGCCCGATGGAGTCCAACGCAAACTCATCGGGGAAATTATTCGGCGGTTTGAAGCCAAAGGGTTCACCCTGGTGGGACTGAAAATGATGAGCGTGCCTCGGGAGTTGGCCGAAAAACATTACGAGGTTCATCAGGAAAAAGCGTTCTTTCCTGGGTTAGTGAAGTTCATCACCTCGGGTCCATTGGTGGCAATGGTATGGGAAGGAGATGGAGTGGTTTCCTCCGCTCGAAAAATCATTGGCGCAACCAATCCTTTGACCGCTGAACCCGGGACGATTCGCGGAGACTTTGGCGTGAGTGTCGGACGCAACTTGATCCACGGGTCCGATGCGATCGAAACTGCGGCCAAGGAAATTAGCCTATGGTTTACACCGGAAGAACTGGTGAGTTGGGATTCAGCGATGGCAGGCTGGCTTTACGAATAG
- the speA gene encoding biosynthetic arginine decarboxylase produces the protein MGVKPNIAETNLGENSTDGNGTEDRGSGAIAPIVLHPSKQAQPWTIEESEELYRITGWGEPYFSINAAGHVTVSPRGDRGGSLDLLELVQALGQRNLDLPLLIRFSDILEDRIERLNACFSKAIARYKYPGVYRGVFPVKCNQQRHLIEDLVRFGQPHQFGLEAGSKPELMIALATLKTEGALVICNGYKDREYIETAILAQRLGQRAIVVIEQLEEVEMVIAAAKNLGIQPIVGVRAKLMSKGIGRWGGSSGDRAKFGLTIPEIIHAVDQLAAADMLSCLQLLHFHIGSQISAISKVKDAIREASQIYVELAKLGANMKYLDVGGGLGVDYDGSKTNFHASKNYNMQNYANDIVAEVKEACEEGQVSMPTLISESGRAIASHQSVLIFNVLGTSDVSIQPPEPSTEKEHLILRNLSDTYHSIKSENYQEAYHDAIQFKEEAISLFNFGYLSLRERARAEQLYWACCGKIQAIVRDVDYVPDDLEELEKIMASIYYINLSVFQSAPDSWAIDQLFPIMPIHRLDEKPTERGTLADLTCDSDGKIDQFIDLLDVKHVLELHRLKPDEPYYLGMFLGGAYQEIMGNLHNLFGDTNTVHIKLTPKGYEIEHVVKGDTMKEVLSYVQYDSEDMIESIRKQTEQALKEGNITLQESQRLLQNYERCLGRYTYLTT, from the coding sequence ATGGGAGTTAAGCCAAATATCGCCGAGACCAACCTCGGGGAAAACTCGACGGATGGGAACGGGACGGAAGACAGGGGGTCAGGGGCGATCGCCCCAATTGTGTTGCATCCCTCTAAGCAGGCGCAACCTTGGACGATTGAGGAGAGTGAGGAACTGTATCGGATTACAGGGTGGGGAGAGCCTTATTTTTCGATTAATGCGGCCGGTCATGTGACGGTATCTCCCCGGGGCGATCGCGGCGGTTCTTTGGATTTGCTGGAACTGGTCCAGGCCCTCGGACAGCGCAATCTGGATTTACCCCTGCTGATTCGCTTTTCGGATATTTTAGAAGACCGGATCGAGCGGTTGAATGCTTGCTTTTCTAAGGCGATCGCTCGCTACAAGTACCCCGGGGTCTATCGGGGGGTGTTTCCGGTCAAGTGCAACCAACAACGCCATCTGATTGAGGATTTAGTTCGCTTCGGTCAACCCCATCAATTTGGCCTGGAAGCGGGTTCTAAACCGGAACTGATGATTGCCCTCGCGACGCTGAAAACCGAGGGTGCATTGGTGATTTGTAATGGCTACAAAGACCGGGAATACATCGAAACGGCCATTTTAGCCCAGCGTCTGGGTCAACGGGCGATCGTGGTGATCGAACAGTTGGAAGAGGTGGAGATGGTGATTGCTGCCGCAAAAAACCTGGGGATTCAGCCGATCGTCGGGGTGCGGGCAAAATTGATGAGCAAAGGGATTGGTCGCTGGGGCGGTTCCTCGGGCGATCGCGCTAAATTTGGTCTGACCATTCCCGAAATCATCCATGCGGTCGATCAACTCGCTGCCGCTGATATGCTCTCCTGCCTCCAGTTGCTCCATTTCCATATTGGTTCGCAAATTTCCGCCATTAGCAAGGTTAAAGATGCCATCCGCGAAGCCAGCCAGATTTATGTAGAATTGGCGAAGTTGGGGGCCAATATGAAGTATTTGGATGTTGGCGGCGGTTTAGGCGTCGATTATGATGGTTCTAAAACCAATTTCCATGCTTCCAAAAACTACAATATGCAAAACTACGCCAATGATATTGTGGCGGAAGTGAAGGAAGCCTGTGAAGAAGGTCAGGTGTCAATGCCGACGCTGATTAGTGAAAGTGGACGGGCGATCGCCTCCCATCAGTCGGTGTTAATTTTTAATGTCCTCGGTACCAGTGATGTCTCGATTCAACCCCCGGAACCGAGTACGGAAAAAGAACATCTGATTCTGCGGAATCTGTCAGATACCTATCACTCGATTAAATCTGAAAATTACCAAGAAGCCTATCACGATGCCATCCAATTTAAAGAGGAGGCGATTAGCTTATTTAATTTCGGCTACTTGAGTTTGCGGGAACGGGCCAGGGCGGAACAACTCTACTGGGCTTGTTGTGGGAAAATTCAGGCGATCGTTCGGGATGTGGATTATGTCCCGGATGATTTGGAGGAGTTGGAAAAAATCATGGCCTCCATCTACTACATTAATTTATCGGTGTTTCAATCGGCACCGGATAGTTGGGCGATCGACCAGTTATTTCCGATTATGCCGATTCATCGCTTAGATGAAAAACCCACTGAACGGGGTACTCTCGCGGATTTGACCTGTGATAGTGATGGTAAAATCGACCAATTCATTGACCTCCTCGATGTCAAGCACGTTCTGGAATTGCATCGCCTCAAACCTGATGAACCCTACTATTTAGGAATGTTTCTCGGCGGTGCTTATCAGGAAATTATGGGCAATCTTCATAATTTGTTTGGGGATACCAATACGGTCCATATTAAGCTGACCCCAAAAGGCTATGAAATCGAACACGTGGTCAAGGGGGATACGATGAAAGAAGTCCTCAGCTATGTGCAATATGATTCTGAAGACATGATTGAGAGTATCCGCAAACAGACGGAACAAGCGTTAAAAGAGGGGAATATTACCTTGCAAGAATCCCAACGATTGCTGCAAAATTACGAGCGATGTTTGGGTCGTTACACTTATTTAACGACATAA
- a CDS encoding sugar phosphate nucleotidyltransferase, whose product MKAMILAAGKGTRVRPITYTTPKPMIPILQKPVMEFLVELLRQHGFNQIMVNVSHLANEIENYFRDGQRFGVEIGYSFEGRIVDGELVGEALGSAGGMKRIQDFNPFFDDTFIVLCGDALIDLDLTEAVRWHKEKGSIATIVMKSVPREEVSSYGVIVTDETGRVKQFQEKPSVEEAMSTNINTGIYIFEPEVLNYIPSGQEYDIGGELFPQLVEMGAPFYGIAMDFQWVDIGKVPDYWRAIRGVLNGEIQNVSIPGKELIPGVYTGLNVSVNLDKVDIKGPVYIGAMTQIEDGAKIIGPSMIGPSCRICSGATVENSVIFEYSRLGPGVRLVDKLVFGRYCVDKTGASIDVQAAALDWLITDTRQAIPVNTPEEGRAIAELLESEGRP is encoded by the coding sequence ATGAAAGCCATGATTCTGGCAGCGGGTAAGGGTACCCGAGTCCGTCCGATTACATACACCACCCCCAAACCGATGATTCCCATCCTGCAAAAACCAGTGATGGAGTTTTTAGTGGAATTGCTTCGCCAGCATGGTTTTAACCAAATCATGGTCAACGTTAGCCACCTCGCCAACGAAATCGAAAACTATTTCCGGGATGGACAAAGATTTGGCGTGGAAATTGGCTATTCCTTTGAAGGTCGGATTGTTGATGGCGAACTCGTCGGGGAGGCACTCGGAAGCGCGGGAGGCATGAAGCGCATCCAAGACTTTAACCCCTTTTTCGATGATACCTTTATCGTGCTTTGTGGAGATGCTTTAATCGATCTGGACTTGACGGAGGCAGTCCGGTGGCACAAAGAAAAAGGCTCGATCGCCACCATCGTCATGAAATCTGTCCCTCGGGAAGAAGTCTCCAGTTATGGGGTAATTGTTACGGACGAAACGGGCCGCGTCAAGCAGTTCCAAGAAAAACCGTCCGTAGAAGAAGCCATGAGTACCAACATTAACACGGGTATTTATATTTTCGAGCCGGAAGTGTTGAACTACATCCCCTCGGGCCAAGAATATGATATCGGGGGTGAACTCTTCCCCCAACTGGTTGAAATGGGTGCTCCGTTCTACGGCATTGCGATGGATTTCCAATGGGTGGATATTGGCAAAGTGCCGGACTATTGGCGCGCCATTCGCGGAGTGTTAAACGGAGAAATCCAAAATGTCTCGATTCCCGGCAAAGAACTCATTCCTGGGGTTTACACTGGCTTAAATGTCTCGGTTAACCTGGATAAGGTTGATATTAAAGGGCCGGTCTACATTGGGGCCATGACCCAAATTGAAGATGGGGCCAAAATTATTGGGCCTTCGATGATCGGGCCCAGTTGCCGAATTTGCAGTGGCGCAACGGTGGAAAATAGCGTAATTTTTGAATATTCTCGCTTAGGTCCAGGGGTGCGCTTAGTGGACAAACTGGTGTTTGGGCGCTACTGCGTGGATAAAACAGGTGCATCCATTGATGTCCAAGCAGCGGCCCTGGATTGGTTGATTACAGACACTCGTCAGGCGATTCCTGTGAATACCCCCGAGGAAGGCAGAGCGATCGCCGAACTCCTCGAAAGCGAAGGTCGTCCTTAG
- a CDS encoding segregation/condensation protein A codes for MTGSLAQNAISLLIELAQTGEIDPWDVQVIEVIDRYLSKLSQVHEAGRVEREAALSETGQAFLYASMLVLLKADALARSESLLDDPNASEEEEAEFLDPMDEEGQGGNIPRQLELQLKRRAVAPTPKKRRVTLQELIEQLQLMSMAIETPPRRRAKRHGGSKSTASTVRALTELAEQENISEVADRLTRFLLAYAEKLQLCEPWLELEALLEGLMDHRGDRPPGESAAPQSLPTSHDRVGVFSALLLLSAQSKVELSQEHFYGDLKIRAIVDPVAVESQPTLNEAMV; via the coding sequence ATGACTGGTTCTTTAGCTCAAAATGCGATCTCACTCCTCATCGAGTTGGCACAAACTGGAGAAATCGATCCCTGGGATGTCCAAGTCATTGAGGTGATTGACCGATATCTCAGTAAACTGTCTCAAGTTCATGAAGCGGGACGAGTTGAGCGGGAAGCGGCTTTATCGGAGACGGGACAGGCGTTTCTGTATGCCTCAATGTTGGTTTTATTGAAAGCGGATGCCCTAGCGCGGTCGGAATCTCTGCTGGATGACCCGAATGCCTCGGAGGAGGAAGAGGCGGAATTTTTGGACCCGATGGATGAGGAGGGGCAAGGGGGGAATATTCCCAGACAGCTAGAATTGCAACTCAAACGACGGGCGGTCGCACCTACGCCTAAAAAACGCCGGGTTACGCTTCAAGAGTTGATTGAACAGTTGCAGTTGATGTCAATGGCGATCGAAACGCCACCGCGCCGTCGTGCGAAACGACATGGCGGATCGAAATCGACAGCGAGTACGGTTCGGGCGCTAACGGAGTTAGCGGAACAAGAAAATATCTCGGAAGTGGCCGATCGCCTGACTCGATTTTTGTTGGCCTACGCGGAAAAATTGCAGCTGTGTGAACCTTGGTTAGAATTGGAAGCGCTTTTAGAAGGGTTGATGGATCACCGAGGCGATCGCCCCCCTGGAGAATCCGCCGCTCCTCAGTCCCTCCCCACTTCCCATGACCGCGTGGGAGTCTTTTCCGCCCTGCTGTTACTCTCCGCCCAGTCTAAGGTTGAACTGTCCCAAGAACACTTTTATGGAGACCTCAAAATTCGGGCGATCGTCGATCCAGTCGCTGTAGAGAGTCAACCCACTCTCAACGAGGCAATGGTTTAA